Genomic DNA from Niabella ginsenosidivorans:
TATTAAAAGTCATCTCAGAGTTCTGAACTTGGTTCAGAATCTATTGAGAACCATATCTCATTATCAGATGCTGAAATAAATTCAGCAAGACAACAGTGAACTTTTGATACAGCCCCTGGTTTATTGATCAGCGATCCGTTACTGTTTTATTATTATAAGATTAGAGCTGCCCCCTGCATGTTTGGAAATATTCTATATTCTTTACCTTCTGAAAAACAATATTCTTTATAAATAATAGTATCTTTCAGAAAATATTTTATTCTTTTATCAAGCAGTAACTGTATACACATTTTATGACCAGATGTCTGCGATTATGGATCACGTTGAGTTGCCTAACCTTTTTTTCACCATCCGTATCAGGGCAGGATCTGCTGATGAATGTGCTCACCAAAGAGCTGAACCGGGAATTTAAACAGTTGAAGGCTGCCGATAGCCGGTTGTATTATATGAGCTACCGTGTTGAGGATATTCTGGTATACAACATCCGTACTTCGTTTGGCGCTGTATCCGGTATTGACTCAGCTCATTACCGCATATTTACCCCTTCCGTCCGTTTGGGAAGTTACCAACTGGACAACACGCATAACATCAGCTTTGGCCAGACTGCAGCGGCACTTCCCGTAACTGATAACGGAGACCTGCTTACGCTGGCTATCTGGAAAAGCACGGATAATAGTTACAAGAGTTCGGCACAGGCATATGAGCAGATTCTTACCAGTAAAAAAGTGAATGTTGCAGAAGAAGATACTGCAGCAGATTTTTCCCCGGCAAATAAATCTGTATACTATGATCCTCCCGTGGATTATGACCGACTGCGTCCCGACATGCATATGCTTACAGGGAACCTGGCAGCGTATTCCGCTGCATTGAAATCCAACCCGGACCTCCTGGCAGGCATAGCAATGCTTGAATTTAAAATAACGCGCAAATATTTTACAGATACCAAGGGCTCGGCGATCATTGAAAACGGAACCAGCACCTGGCAATCTGTCTACAGCTATACAAAAGCGCAGGATGGTATGGAACTGCCCCTGTTCCGGATGTATTTTGCCTGGAACCCGGAAGGATTGCCCTCCCCCGACAGTGTGTTAAAAGACGTTCACACCATGAGCGCAAAACTTACAGCGCTCCGCTCAGCGCCCATAGCAGACCCTTATGTTGGCCCTGCCATCCTTTCCGGAAGGGCTGCCGGTGTTTTTTTTCATGAAATCTTTGGTCACCGGCTGGAAGGCAAAAGAATGAAAAGCGACCAGGACGGACAAACCTTCAAAAACAAGATCGGCACCCAGGTGTTGCCCTCCTTCCTTAGCATTACCATGGATCCTACAATAAAAAAGCTGGACAATACGCAAGTAGACGGCTTTTACCGATATGATGACGAAGGTGTGCAGGCACAAAAGACCAATGTGGTGCAGGACGGGATTTTAAAAACATTTTTAATGACCCGTACTCCCATTAACGGGGTCAGCGGATCGAACGGGCATGCCCGTACTGCTGCAGGAGGCATTCCTGAAAGCCGGCAAAGCAACCTCATTGTAAGTGCCGGTATTACCCGGTCGCCCGATGCATTAAAACAGCTTTTACGCGACGAAGCAAAAAAGCAGGGCCGTGAATATGGTTATTATTTTGAGGATGTGCAGGGCGGTTTTACCAACATTGGCCGTACCACGCCCAATGCATTCAATGTAATGCCCATTGAAGTGTATAAGGTGTTCACAGATGGCAGACCGGATCAGCTGGTACGGGGGGTTGACCTCATCGGAACGCCCCTGTCCATGTTCCGGAGGATTATAGCTGCCGGCAATACCCGGCAGACCTTTAACGGAATGTGTGGCTCAAACTCCGGATGGGTGCCTGTTTCCGCATCGTCTCCTGCCATATTTGTGGATGCTATTGAAACGCAGAAAAAAAATAAGTCCACAGACAGACTGCCCGTGCTTCCCAGGCCGGACCTTGATAAAGAACCTGCCCGATGATTTGCTCAATTCCGAAAACGATGTTCCAAAAATTACTTTTATCCTTTTGCTTTTTTTCAATGATCTCCCCCGTAAAGGCGCAGGAGATCAGGGATTATTTTTATATAAAGGTCTTATCACAGGAGCTGGACAGAAATATCCGGAAGCTGAACCTGCCCGATCTGGGAAAGCCCTTTTTCATCAGCTATCGTTTACGGAACACGGTCTCATGGAATATACAGGCGGAAAGAGGGGTAATCACCACACCCTGGCTGGCGCCTGACACCTCCAGATACGCTGCTGTTAAGTTGCTGGTAGGCAATTACCACCGGAATTTTGACTACCTGTTTGCTGAAGGTTCTTTTGTGCCCCTGCCTGCTGAAAACAATGCAGATGAGTTCAGGCGGTTATTATGGCTGGAAACAGACCGCGTTTACAAAACAGTTTCCCGGCAATACAATGCGGCGATGGCTGCCCTGCAAAGAGTAGCTGTGGATCCGAAAGAGCTGGCCCTGGACGATCTTTCTAAAATAACGCCCGTTGTCAAAGACTACGGAGGTTTGCAGGAATTCTCTCAGGCAGATGCGGAGCATTGGAAACGCCTGCTGCAGCAGCTTTCTGCCTTATTCATTCCTTATCCTAAAATTACCACAGCCTCCTGTGACCTTTCCGTCAATAATACAGAGGAGTGCCTGGTGTCCAGCGAAGGAACCCTGATCCGTAAACCGGTT
This window encodes:
- a CDS encoding TldD/PmbA family protein — translated: MTRCLRLWITLSCLTFFSPSVSGQDLLMNVLTKELNREFKQLKAADSRLYYMSYRVEDILVYNIRTSFGAVSGIDSAHYRIFTPSVRLGSYQLDNTHNISFGQTAAALPVTDNGDLLTLAIWKSTDNSYKSSAQAYEQILTSKKVNVAEEDTAADFSPANKSVYYDPPVDYDRLRPDMHMLTGNLAAYSAALKSNPDLLAGIAMLEFKITRKYFTDTKGSAIIENGTSTWQSVYSYTKAQDGMELPLFRMYFAWNPEGLPSPDSVLKDVHTMSAKLTALRSAPIADPYVGPAILSGRAAGVFFHEIFGHRLEGKRMKSDQDGQTFKNKIGTQVLPSFLSITMDPTIKKLDNTQVDGFYRYDDEGVQAQKTNVVQDGILKTFLMTRTPINGVSGSNGHARTAAGGIPESRQSNLIVSAGITRSPDALKQLLRDEAKKQGREYGYYFEDVQGGFTNIGRTTPNAFNVMPIEVYKVFTDGRPDQLVRGVDLIGTPLSMFRRIIAAGNTRQTFNGMCGSNSGWVPVSASSPAIFVDAIETQKKNKSTDRLPVLPRPDLDKEPAR